AGCACGCGGCGGTTCTTCGCCATCGCATGACCTGTCAAAATTTCCTCGCTGCACGGATCGCCCAGGAGCTACGTTCACCGGATTAGCTGCTGCTGCACTCCGGCCGTCCTCGTAGAGTACGCGGGATCGCATGTAGTGCAATGATGGAATGCGCGCGCAATATGACTTCGGAACGTCAATCCTGCTTACCAAGATCGACGATTTGCCTGCAACTGAACTGTCGCCGTCAAGAAAACCCCCGTGAAGCGGGGGAGTATCACTGTCGCGACCTTCTCACTGGCGCGGCCGCATATGCATTAGCAGTCCGGCATGCCTGGTGGACGGGAGGAGGCATTGGCGTTGGCACTGGTACCCGAAGAGGGAGCGGGAGAAGTGCCAGAGCTTGGCCCGGGCGATGTTGTTGACCCGACAGTCGTATTTCCAGATGGTCCAGTTGCGGTGGCGCCACTGACGTCCCGAACCACCTTGTTGCTCACGTCCCAACATTGCTTCATGTCATGACCACTCGCTCCACCCGTCGAAGTTCCTTGTGCGTTTGCGAATGCACCGACGCCCAGCAATGCGCCGCTGATTGCCATTGTGAGATAAATCTTTCTCATGAATGGATCTCCTTCTTGAGAGCCGGCTGAATGCCGACGTCTGTCAATGCTGACGCGCTAGTCAACGTTCCTCCATGTGCAAACCAGGAAGGTCTCGCGCCTTCGGGGTTGAATATGCGATGGGTCGTTCGGTCCGTCGGTGAAGCCGGTGTCAATGACATACAGTTTCTTCTCGTCGGGCGAGACGGTGATGCCGTTCGGCTCCACGAACTCATCGATGACAACTATGGCGCCGCCCCGCACCCGGTTCAGGTCGCTCGCGAGGCTTCCCGATCCAACAGGACGCGCTTGCGGTCCACGCCCCAGGCATATCCGGAGGTCGATCCGTCGTTGCGGATCACGCGGTGGCACGGAATGGCGACCGCGATCTTGTTCGCCGCACAAGCGCCGGCGACGGCGCGCACCGCATTCGGAGCCCCGATCCGCTGCGCGAGTTCGGCATAGCCGACGGTCGTGCCGAGAGGGATGTCCTGAAGCGCCTGCCAGACCCGCTGCTGAAACGCAGTGCCGCGAATGTCGAGCGGCAGGTCGAGACCGATCTCCGGCGCTTCCACGCAGCCGACCACGCGCGCGACCATCGCCTCGTAGTCCCGGTCGGCGCCGATCAGACGCGCCTTGGGGAAACGATCCTGAAGATCGTGGACGAGCTCCTCCGCATCATCCCCGAGAAGAATTGCGACAACGCCCTTCCTGCTCGATGCGACCAGGATCGGGCCGAGATAGCTTTGACCGACCGCGAATCTGATCTCCTCGTTCGCCCCGCCGGCGCGATATTGCGATGGCGTCATGCCGAGCATCCCGGTCGACTTTTCGTAGAAGCGCCCGCTCGAATTGAAGCCGGCGTCGTACATCGCCTCGGTGACGGAATGGCAGGACGCCAGACCTTCGCGAACTTTTCTGGCACGGAATTCGGCGGCATAGTTCTTCGGCGTCAGCCCGGTGGCGGCCTTGAAGATTCGATGGAAATAGCCGGGGCTCAAGCCGGCGGCCCCGGCCAGCTCCTCCAGCGACGGCTCCTCCTCGCTCGTCTCGATGAT
This portion of the Bradyrhizobium diazoefficiens genome encodes:
- the ada gene encoding bifunctional DNA-binding transcriptional regulator/O6-methylguanine-DNA methyltransferase Ada — translated: MTTATLQFPKQMPLPVADDPRWARVLVRDKAADGLFWYSVSTTGVYCRPSCPSRAANPKNVQLHDSLASARATGFRPCRRCNPDGPSVEAGNNTLVAKACRIIETSEEEPSLEELAGAAGLSPGYFHRIFKAATGLTPKNYAAEFRARKVREGLASCHSVTEAMYDAGFNSSGRFYEKSTGMLGMTPSQYRAGGANEEIRFAVGQSYLGPILVASSRKGVVAILLGDDAEELVHDLQDRFPKARLIGADRDYEAMVARVVGCVEAPEIGLDLPLDIRGTAFQQRVWQALQDIPLGTTVGYAELAQRIGAPNAVRAVAGACAANKIAVAIPCHRVIRNDGSTSGYAWGVDRKRVLLDREASRAT